The nucleotide sequence tctgggtagaactctataaatagggatgtaactgcttctttttaataatatatgaaaaatactattctgtcttttgacaaatcctaggaggccgatccccagcaatcaaggagggctgatcccctcgaagtgatcaaggagggccgatcccctcgaagcaatcaaggagggccgatcccctcgaagcgatcaaggaggaccgatcccttagaagcaatcaaggagggccgatcccttcgaagcgatcaaggaggccgatcccctcgaagtgatcattatcatccccatttctctcatttcttcgacgataagacttttagggtcttatcatttggtatcagagcctactataagagctttagggtcttatcagtatgTTCCGTATTCCTtataatctttcttattttatacCATTATTGCTATTTCACTATGATAGTTttagataaatataaataatatgtttTCATATAATTTCTACCTCAAATGactttttttctttatgaaaaataaaacacTATCGAGCGATCTATtagtaatattaaattaaaaatttctttatcgCCTCATAAATGAAGTTTTTATATCTAATTTGAGCTTTGCTTCACCCTAAAAAGATTCGCACACAAGAAtaatgattgttgaatctcgttgcCATGTTGGTAGCCCTTTGCAAGAGACTTGccaacatcaaatatcttcttaaaGCCCACTCCAATGGGCACTAAAATATTCTAACGCACTCGAGCTCGAGCTCAATAATAATCCGAGTAATAATTAGTTTTTTaattagaaaatattataaaaacttgGATTGATTTATGAGATTAAGTATCTTAGGTTAATGATCCACCTATTATTGAACCCTAAGGACATCCCTAGGTGACACGTCACGACTTAGACCACTATGACCTCTATTATTAATTTGACTTTAGCATATAAATGTAATCGTGCGTAGTTGaaaatttgtttttgttttcgaAAACTGTTTCCTGATTAAAGTGATCATATGACAAACACAAGCAAAATCATCCGCATTTCTCCTCCCACTCCACCGCTTGCCCGATCGCAGTCCGCCGCTCCTCGCCCTCTCGCTCTCCTCCCACAGTTCGCCGCCGGTAAGCGTCTTCCCCTCTCTTACTATGTGCCCTACGCCCACGGGCCACTACAAATGGCGCGCCCCATGGCAGATCGCTTCTCACCCCGCCTTTCTCTTCGTTCCTCTTGATTCCTCCACACGGCCAACGCCGCTCGAGCCTGCTATGATTTCCGGGTGCTTCGTCGGTGACGAGAGCGGCACCGTGTTCTTCACCCCCCGAAACGAGCGGGTTTCGATGTCCTTCCTTGCCCTCGGCTCCGtccgcccttcctattctcccttTCTGTCGTTTTCATGTGGGTTGTGATGGATTTCCTCAAGCAACTTGGGCCTGTTTTGATGTTTCGGGAACAATAGAGAACTGGTGAATGCCTAACAACTGTTTTCCGAGAACAAATCTGAACAGGGTTGCCGCCTTCGTTCAGAATTTCCTGTTTACGGAATGTAGAATGTTGATTGCTGATTATAGCCGAAGAAATGATATAGAATAGAAATCTTTTTGATGCAAAATGATGTTATACCTGATGCCTGTAGGATGTTGTTCTGAAGAGATGGAATCAGGGTCCAAAACCGAGGAAAATGTTGGTTACAGCAGCATCACTGCCAAGAAAGCCCAGCTACAGTCTATGCTCTCAGCTCTTCTGGATGATCCGATATTGTTCGATGTTCCTAAGAAACCTACACTTGCAGATGTTGACACCTTAATAAATTTGGAGCTCGGCAGTGCAATGAAAATATCTGTCACTAAGGTGGACAATACCTCTTTTGGTACGTGGTCTTGTTCTTGGTTTTCGGTAGAATTTGTTCTTTCATTCCATGTGCTTATGGAGTGGCTGAAGTAATTACCACCAGTCTTCTGAAGTTAAGATCCTTGATACTTAAAGATAATCTATAGTACCATTATCGTGACATGAACTGAGCCAGCAAACAGGATAATGCACCTTATCTTGTGATCCTGCAGCCGCTTTACTCGTAGCATGCTTCATTATCATTCTTGTTTATAGGCGAGGATCCTCACCATATTGGAGCTTTTTCTTTGTACTGTGTTCCGTTGTCTTTTAATTACTGCAAAAGTGGAAAACCTGTCTAGTACATTGTTTTTTACGTAGAAGTGACAACTATCGATACtttttttcatttcattttaAAGCAATGCATGTATAGTTTCAGATCAGGCTAAGGCATGTTTTTTATTAGTCTAGTAATCCATACTCGGTGGAAATTGCGGGTTTCAATATATCATGCAAGAAAGATGCTGTTTGCTTTTTTGGTAAAATTCTACCATGTTATTTGAATTGTTTCTACCTAAAGGGACTTAATCTAAAATGACCATGCTTTCCTTTCTGAAGATGTCGCAGTTCTGAATTCTGCTACTGTCAAGGATTTGAAATTAGCAATCAggaagaaaataaatgaaatagaGCAAGCCAAAATGGGTCATCGCCACATTTCATGGTACCTCCCCTATCCTTTCATTTTCTCAGCTAAAACTttcaagaaaattttcaaaaatcagCAGGTATTTATTCCATAAAAAAATCATGGCTATCATATCACCTTGTTCATACAAAGGGATAAGAGATTGTAAACTAGCCCTGTTGACCTTCCTTCTCCTCagcttaaaaaaagaaaaagaaaaagaatccttGTCCTGACTTTATCCAAAGCTTGTTGGTCGTTCCCATCTCAAGTATTTCCCCTGTTGCTCTTAGCtaatatataaaaatcataatgtTGATATAATAATTTTACTATCCAAGATGATGGCTAAAAACCAAAAGGAATTGTTGGTTAAACTTGTGAATCAAAATACCTTGTAAAAATTGAAGCACATTATATGGTTATAAATTTAGTGCAATTTTGAGTATATCTTTCGCCTTTTGGCTATGATgctatatttaaaaatatcattcatgtgtATGTACATTTCTTCAAGTCACTGAAATTGGTTTATAAAATTTCCAAAACCTGCCATCTGTTAAAGATTTGATACTGGTTCATTTACCGTGCAGGAGGCATGTCTGGGCAAATTTTTGCCTTGCTCACCataatgagaagctcattgatgaCAATTCTATGCTCACTGAATATGGCATACATAACAATTCTAAGGTAATTTTTTAAAGTCATATGTACATGTTTCTTTATATGAAGCACAGACTTCCACTAGCTATTGGTTAATAGAACAGTAACCTTTCTGTTTTTCTTCTTTAATATAAACTTCCTTCCTAGTATGCCGCTTGGTAGTTGTCACTCACAATATCCTTCTCTATCACTTTAAATTTATTTCATCGGTATGTTGCATGCAGCTCAGGAAATCAATTTCAACTAGTTTTCTGTAAATTACTTGTTGCACTACTAATTTCTTATTAATTTTTGGAAATGAACTGTTACCGAAGGTTGTTATTGAGGGAAATTTGAtccgaaaaaaaataaaaggtcaAAAGGCTATACCAAAGACTGGATAAAGGGTGATAACATCAACAGAACTATGCATGTCAATGACTTGATGAAGATGCCAAAGACAACTGCATAGATGAAGGACCCTGTAGAGTAAGCATCAGACTATTTGAAATATAATCAAATCTTAAACACAAAGGAAATAAACTGTAATAGAGTAATAAATTCTTGTCAAATGTTCTGTAGGAAAGTAAAATGTTCAATAATGAAATAGAGGTAGTGTCACATGATCTTCTATATGATAGCCCATGAAACGATATATGATAGTCACAGTATGTTTTAGGGGAATTTTGTCCATAAAATGACGAAAGTTTCTGCCAAAACTTTTCAAGAGTTTCATTTGTGTGTATAAGATTCTGTATCCGTGTAGTATTTGAATACTTTGGTTTAAAGAGCTAAATTGTGATATACACATGGTGTCAATAACATTCTGAAATGGATTTCAGAGCTGTTTTTCAAGAACTTTAGATATTTGATGTTACAATTATGTATGACTATCTTCATTAAATTTTCCTTTAATTTAACCTAACTGAGGTCCCTAAATAACTTTCTTTCTAGGATTTTAGTAATGGCTTGAAATTGTTTGGGCCTTGTTTTAATAGTACTTGACGGTCAGGTTAGTGCATGGAAAATGCAGGGATAAATTTAGCAATAATCTTCAGGAATAACAAGTTGCATCCTTAAGAGATGACATTAATATGTGATCATTGTTTATAATTGGCTCTATGATGCTCTTCAAATATGTAACCTAGAGTTGCTCAGGAATAtgcttattttgttttatttgtgaTTTATCATATTGAAGTTTTGGAAGCATTTAGCATTTAGTATTCTGATCACAGGCATAGAACATGTCCGATATAGCAATGTTTCTATCTTTTAATCAGATAGAATGCCAGCAGAGGAGGATTTTGATAGTTGTATATTCTTTTGTCGGGACAATATAGATTTGACTCCGATGCTTTTGTTCTTCCTCGTTACATAAGTTATGTTTCTATAGGATCCTACTGTCCGTGGTAACATTTTCGTATCAGGCAAGGTGGCATTTGTTGCATGCCCTTATATACGGCAGAGGTCATGTCTCCTATTGAGTAGGGTGTATGTAACATGGTAATACCAATTATTTGAGGACCAAGCAACCTTGCCTGGTCGGTTCTCAATAGGTCTTTGTTCTCAGGGAAAGCATCTGAGAGGACATTTCTCTGGCAATAGGATTGAACCTAGAAATGGTTTCCGGCTCCGGTGTATCATCAAGTCTAGGACGACTTTGAGACAGAATTCGAGTCAGCAAGCGGAGGGTTTAGATCTAGTTCCACAGTATTAAAACTATGCTCGAGGAGTTAAGGGTGGTTCACTGGATAAGTACGTGTATGTGAATAAATTTTGATgattgatgattgatgatgcatATGATCAGACATATAACTATTCTTAAGCAGCCTCCCTAGAATGAATTCCATATCTGGAGTTGACGAGAGATCACCAAGAATGATTagcgatgattaaaccaattgggtCCATGATGAAGCACGCTTTCTTGGTCCTTGGAATATTTGCTAGTCGTAGATCATCTGTTGGACTATAATGGTAATGATTTCTTGATCAGCTTATCTCATCGGGTGAAATGGACGAATCCTATCTGTTGGACTATGTTGCCACTTTTGCGGAAATggacaaatgaaaaaaaaaaaatcctttttttgggtttttttttttctaagaggTGTTCGCCTCTTTATAATTTTCAATCGATGTTCTTTTAGTTCCATATTTTTCAAATACCCTTGACAATTAAACGAAAAAATCTATTTTTTGGCTTTTTTTCCAATAGTTGTTCccctttttatatttttcaatagATGTTTTCTTATTGCCATATTTTTCTAAGTACCTTGACAAGCCACAATAACAACTTCACTGGTTTTGGTGGATAAGTCCACGTGGTAAATCAAttgaattttttaattataattatttttcaataCACTTATAATGTTTTGGTGGTGTTAGGGGAAAGAGTCATTGACGTCTTGGTCAGCCTGAAGTGATCCGGACCAATGTGTGCAAGGTTGTCCGAGGTATCTCCGAAATGGAAACATTGTGCTCTCGAGGTGTTTCCTGCATGAAGACCAAGGTCGGGAAATATTTCTTAATCCGATCTCGtcgatgctcaagttagtaacCTCGGGTAAATGCAGGCACGAGTAGTCAAAATAAGTAAAAACCTCTCATGTTGTTGGGGACGTGTTTTTATACCTAGCCTTAGAGGGGGGACAACCTATAATCGCTCTAACATCCCCTTCTTGGTGTCTTATCCACATGGGTGATAAGGGGAAGACAACCTCGAACTACTTGCCTTCTCCTGTCCTCACGGGTAGACAAGTGGAAGGTGACCTATATCTTTTCCTCCCTTTGAGGACTCAATGTGGTGGCTGTGTCGAATGATGATTGACTAATAGTATattctctatcatttgtcctaTCTCAAGGTATGCTTTGGGGTATGAAGTGCGATGTTTAGTTCATCTGACACGAGTGCGTTCAGGATCTCCTCATGCGAGTCAGGTTTTCTTGACTCACACGCCTCGGACACATTTTGCCTTGTACCTTCGTCGTGACAGATTCTTCTCATGCAAGTCGAGTTTTCCCGACTCACGTGCCTCAAGCACATTTGGTCTTGTGCCTCCGTCGTGGCAGATTGCTCCTCGCGCGGGtcaggttttcctaactcatgtgCCTCGTATATATTTTGCCTAGTGCCTTCGCCATTACGGATTTCTCTTACGCAGGTTTAGTTTTTCCAACTTACTCGCCTTGGGCACAATTTGTCTTACGCTTTCGCTGTAACAAATTTCTCTTCACCCGGGTTaagttttctcgactcacaccCCTCAAGCATATTTTGCCTTAGGACTCTGTTGTGGTGGATTTCTCTTCATGCTAGTCAGGTTTTTTCGACTCGTGCTTGGGTCACATTTTGCCTTGCACCTTCCCCGTGATGGATTTCTCTTCATGCGAGTTGGGTTTTTTCGACTTATGCGCCTTAGACATATTTTGCCTTATACCTCGTCCGTGATGGATTTATCTTCATGTGGGTCGGGTTTCCCAACTCATACTTCTTGGGCATATTTTGTCCCTTGCACCTCCGTCAGGTGGATTTCTCTTCATGTGGGTTAGATTTTCTCAACTCACACACCTTGGGCACATTTTGCCCTACACCTCTGTTATGGTAGATTTCTCTTCATACGGGtcgggttttcccaactcacGCACCTTGGGCACATTTTGCCCTACGCCTCCGTCGTGGCAGATTTCTCCTTACACGAATCGAGTTTTCCCGAGTCATGCACCTCGAGCACATTTAGCCTTGTGCCTCCATCGTGATGAATTTTTCCTCACGCGAGTTAGGTTTTCCTGACTCACGCATCTCGGGCACACTTTGCCTTGCACCTCCGTTGTGGTGGATTTCTCTTCACGTGAGTCGGGTTTTTCTAACTCATGTGCCTTGGGCATATTTTGTCCTGTGCCTCCGTTATGGTAGATTTCTTGTCGTACGAATCGAGTTTTCTTGACTCGCGCCTTGGGCACATTTTGCCATGCTTCTCCGTTATGGCAAATTTCTCTTCATGCGGGTCAAGTTTTCCTGACTCACGCTTCTCGGGTACATTTGACCTTGTACCTTCGTCATGGCGAATTTTCCCCTGCACGGGTCAATTTTTCTCGACTTATGCATCTTGggcacatttggccttgtgcctccGTCGTGACAGATTTCTCCTCGCATTGGTCAAGTTTTCCTGACCCATGCGCCTCGAGCACATTTGGCCTTCTGCCCCTGCTGTGTTGGATTTTGGCGCTTTTCGAGTCCTTCATTCGACACTTTTTGAGTCCTTCATCCAACACTTTTCGAATCCTTCATCCATCGTCATTCTTTCGGAATTATCCTGAAGGGACACTTGTCTCAATCGTGGGAGGAGAGAGATTGACTCCCTTATTGTAAATCCCCCTCTACCATGTGGGTGAGGCTCATTCCTCCATTTGAGCCTCCAAGGCCTCCTTAGAAGTGTTCTCTACTTTATCTTGGTTCTTTGCAGCGCGAGTCAGTCCTCGAGTCCTTCATAGTCTCGATGTCGGTTCTGCAACAAATCGGTCTTGCTCTTTCACTTCCTTAGGTCAGGATGTCTCTCCTTTCTTGTACAAGCTCCTCTCGATCTATTGGTCGCTAGACGGTCGAGGTTTGTGCTTCGTCTTTGGACAGTTCAAGGGTGATGGAGGTGTCAACCTCCCTTTCGTCGAGGAGGTAGTTTTTGTGAACCCGAAGGCTCTTCGGGACTTATTGTCCATGAAAAGCTCGCATGACTACGATTCAATGGTGAGTGCACCACTCTTGGATTACTTGCCAGCTAAGTATTCCATCCTAGTCGAGTCAATTTTCAAGTCCTCCACCTAGTCAACGTCCATTCCACCTTACGCTCGGGTCTTTTTGCTTATCCTGTGACGCCCTCGAGACGGGACTCTATCTTCTCCTTCACCCGATGATAGTGTCTTGCTTACAATGGTGGAAGATATCACCCTCCCAAATGGCGTCCAACTCGTGGCGCTATTTAATAGTGTTCATCGAAGAATGTTGGCGTGTCGGTATTACTTTGATCCGTAAACTTTTTGTTGCTTGCTTTCAACTATGCAGGGGGGGGGGGCACCAGGGTTGAAAGGAGTGCTTCTTTCTAGTAAGTTTAGGTCGGGATTGGGGGTTCAGTCTCGCCTAGTCGGTACGTTGCATAGATAACACCCCCCTCTCTTGTCGGACGAGGAGTTGGGTCAAGTGCTTCGACTGAGGGACAAACTCTTTTCCTTTGAGGCCTTTTGGAAGATGGATGAGGACTGATTGATTGACACGAGTCTTCGCTTAGCTCCTCGAAGTATGACTCAAACCTCCCATCACTTGACCTCACTTCTCTTTTTGATCCTCTATAGACATGAATTTGCACTCGTTTGAAGAGGAAGGGGCTTGGCTCCTCTTCGGGCAGGGCGATGGCCTCTTTGGCTTCGACCATTGTCCACAAGCTGTCGCTTGAGGCGTCGGGTCCGATTATCATGTCAGCATTGACAAGCCAATGAAGAAGCAGAAGGTAATTGTGAGGAATGTGTCCTGCCCTCGAAGGGGTGAGGAACCCGAGGAGTCGATTCTAGATTAGCAGCCTCCTACCGTCGTAGCGTTGATGCCTTAAGAGGGTCTCCGAAGTTCTAGGTCTTCTTCGGGGAAAAGAGGGGATAGGCCGAGGTTGATGTTCGACTTGTGCAAGGGGAAACCCTTGCCCTTTGCGACTTTACAAATAACCGACCTACTAGACCCACCCCCAAGTGCATCGTTGTAATCGAGATGAGAGGGTTTGCAGGAGAGCAAAAGGTGTGGGGCGATGGTGCAGCCTCGAAACAATACTGTCGTGGGTCCTTGTGTTCAGGGGTGGCGAAGCAGATCTACCATTCCCCTT is from Musa acuminata AAA Group cultivar baxijiao chromosome BXJ3-8, Cavendish_Baxijiao_AAA, whole genome shotgun sequence and encodes:
- the LOC135645073 gene encoding U11/U12 small nuclear ribonucleoprotein 25 kDa protein-like — its product is MTNTSKIIRISPPTPPLARSQSAAPRPLALLPQFAAGCCSEEMESGSKTEENVGYSSITAKKAQLQSMLSALLDDPILFDVPKKPTLADVDTLINLELGSAMKISVTKVDNTSFDVAVLNSATVKDLKLAIRKKINEIEQAKMGHRHISWRHVWANFCLAHHNEKLIDDNSMLTEYGIHNNSKVHFFPCVVSRASHKHSKRKKHRFFHGLSKRSGLV